A genome region from Myroides fluvii includes the following:
- a CDS encoding TonB-dependent receptor, which translates to MRFKKKYFVLMRSNLNTMKQKSFFFYFMLAFLLLGTNALQANERTLSGVIRNDKKHPISYAIVKLTALNKQVLTNEQGEFQFQEVAYGRYQLEVNSMEIKSFGVFVDYKSGRDFFVLTAESSAATHLDEMIIRVQNEKRKIETGGYAVQVIEPQHLAMQSIQTNELLDRTAGVKIRQDGGLGSRVNYNINGLSGRSIKIFIDGIPAENYGSSFSLNSIPPALIERIEVYKGVVPIYLSQDALGGAINVVLKQKIKNSLNLSGSYGSFNTHQYNVNGSFREDNGFTVNANGFFNYSDNDYRVYGKHIRMVDENAKVTNPKNGARRFHDAYKSYGGKVDFGFTDVKWADKFLIGGVISGYTKEIQHGSTMEKVYGNRLAKRDSYISTLTYAKKNVGISGLAVNIDASYSDLTRQVIDTVATMYDWSGKPIRDSEGNIAKYNTGAEVAAQKTLEKNRDKIAALRANIAYEFVENNVLSVNYFFNKFKRDISDELQPVSLQKLVNTRDLEKDIVSFSYENRALNQKLRTTLFYKMYHQKAISNEPYKDEQKPLVGDLYKVNRITKRTSFNGYGISMSYRLFDQFYFLGSVEKAIRLPDETELFGSNADNLLPSFGLNPEESTNFNIGFNSGVFYFRDHGISLNATFFQRDVKGMIREALDSRGVFTQYENLDDVLSKGVDVEFNYSYKERLNVSLSVSKFDVLFNKKYNKDGAVYNYYKTQIRNEPSFKYNANLSYVFKNVIDKGDRLGVNYNVYYVEKFLRNWSNVGGKNLDEIPTQSPHDIGLSYEFSGGKMSLSLNAKNIFNQRIYDNFGLQKPGRAFYGKVTYSIF; encoded by the coding sequence ATGAGATTCAAAAAAAAATACTTTGTGTTGATGCGTAGTAATCTGAATACAATGAAACAAAAATCCTTCTTTTTTTATTTTATGCTTGCTTTTCTTCTTTTGGGGACAAATGCGCTACAAGCAAATGAACGAACTCTATCAGGGGTAATTCGAAACGATAAAAAACACCCTATCTCCTATGCTATAGTCAAGTTGACAGCATTGAACAAGCAAGTTTTAACGAATGAGCAAGGAGAATTTCAATTTCAAGAAGTCGCGTACGGACGCTATCAATTGGAAGTTAATTCAATGGAAATTAAGAGTTTTGGGGTTTTTGTGGATTATAAATCTGGTCGAGATTTCTTTGTGTTAACTGCGGAATCTTCAGCAGCAACTCATTTAGACGAAATGATTATTCGGGTTCAAAATGAAAAGCGCAAGATAGAGACTGGTGGTTATGCTGTGCAGGTAATTGAACCCCAGCATCTAGCAATGCAATCCATACAAACCAATGAATTGTTAGATCGTACTGCTGGTGTAAAAATTAGGCAAGACGGAGGGTTAGGTTCGCGCGTTAATTACAACATCAATGGACTGTCAGGGCGTTCTATTAAAATATTTATTGATGGCATTCCTGCAGAAAATTATGGTAGTTCTTTTTCTTTAAATAGCATTCCTCCTGCTTTAATTGAACGCATTGAAGTATACAAAGGCGTAGTGCCTATTTATCTATCTCAAGATGCACTTGGTGGTGCAATTAATGTAGTTTTAAAACAGAAAATAAAAAATTCACTAAACCTAAGTGGCTCGTATGGTTCTTTTAATACACATCAGTATAATGTAAATGGTAGTTTTCGAGAAGATAATGGTTTTACAGTAAATGCCAATGGTTTCTTTAACTACAGTGATAATGATTATCGCGTATATGGTAAACATATACGAATGGTTGATGAGAATGCAAAAGTAACCAATCCGAAGAATGGAGCGAGACGCTTTCACGATGCTTATAAATCCTATGGAGGTAAAGTGGATTTTGGCTTCACAGATGTCAAATGGGCCGATAAATTTTTAATTGGTGGAGTAATCTCTGGATATACGAAAGAAATTCAACATGGCAGTACAATGGAAAAAGTATATGGAAATCGCCTTGCGAAAAGAGATTCTTATATTTCAACGCTTACGTATGCAAAAAAGAATGTTGGAATTAGTGGTTTAGCGGTTAATATAGATGCTTCTTATAGCGATTTAACTCGCCAAGTAATTGATACAGTTGCCACAATGTATGATTGGAGCGGAAAACCAATTAGAGATTCAGAAGGCAATATAGCCAAATATAATACAGGCGCAGAAGTAGCGGCTCAAAAGACACTGGAAAAAAATAGAGATAAAATAGCTGCCTTACGTGCCAATATAGCTTATGAATTTGTAGAAAATAACGTGCTAAGTGTCAATTATTTTTTCAATAAGTTTAAACGAGATATTAGCGATGAATTACAACCTGTATCCCTACAAAAACTGGTTAATACTCGTGATTTAGAAAAAGATATTGTGTCTTTTAGTTATGAGAATAGGGCATTGAATCAAAAATTGCGTACCACTTTGTTCTATAAAATGTATCATCAAAAGGCAATTTCTAATGAACCGTATAAAGATGAACAGAAGCCCTTGGTAGGCGATTTGTATAAAGTGAATCGAATTACAAAGAGAACAAGTTTTAATGGATATGGTATCAGCATGTCATATCGTTTGTTTGATCAGTTTTATTTTTTAGGATCGGTAGAAAAAGCAATTCGCCTGCCAGATGAAACAGAATTATTCGGAAGTAATGCGGATAATCTTTTGCCTTCATTTGGACTGAACCCTGAGGAAAGTACAAATTTCAATATTGGATTTAATTCCGGTGTTTTTTACTTCCGTGACCATGGGATTAGTTTAAATGCTACTTTCTTTCAGCGCGATGTAAAAGGAATGATTCGAGAAGCTCTTGATTCCAGAGGTGTATTTACACAATATGAAAATTTAGATGACGTGCTGAGTAAAGGAGTTGATGTTGAATTCAACTACTCTTATAAGGAACGATTAAACGTAAGCTTATCAGTGTCTAAGTTTGATGTATTGTTTAATAAGAAATATAATAAGGATGGAGCAGTCTATAATTATTATAAAACTCAAATACGCAATGAACCTTCTTTTAAGTATAATGCAAATTTGAGCTATGTGTTTAAAAATGTGATAGATAAAGGGGATAGGCTAGGTGTAAATTACAATGTGTATTACGTTGAGAAATTTTTGCGTAACTGGTCTAATGTTGGAGGGAAAAATTTAGATGAAATCCCAACTCAATCTCCCCATGATATTGGATTATCATATGAATTCTCAGGGGGTAAGATGAGTTTGAGTTTAAACGCAAAAAATATTTTTAATCAGCGTATTTATGACAATTTCGGGCTACAAAAGCCAGGACGCGCTTTTTATGGAAAAGTAACATATTCAATTTTTTAA
- a CDS encoding helix-turn-helix domain-containing protein → MRLTTTIKKVNFKLADHAFFSSSTPLTVSEEQTQVFTDDQYGTIQNTYSIVDPFCINTYTTRTKQVLDIEFVTNQEGVQMLFIMDDAFTYNHHLLRLVPQGTRHFQLPPSDFTMYYISIFIPLDPYMALLQKLNIQYTSPPLQDLDTLENLLHKSQFIKPEMLDIIHIITQCKRKGIFRKFYLQNKIEELLFLQLEQCTYPVPIDIKISKEDREKMHLAKQLITKKLCTPYTLKELAKQIGTNEFKLKTYFKLLFGTTVYGYVTQFKMIQAKQLLLETDLSIAAIADKLGYKTQNHFSTAFKKHFSYSPSEVKNQQVTRKKGGLIPLVSVLLSNFNLVKDCVFFSLILKVFL, encoded by the coding sequence ATGCGACTAACTACTACCATCAAAAAGGTCAATTTTAAATTAGCTGATCATGCGTTCTTTTCTTCCTCGACACCCCTCACGGTTTCTGAAGAACAAACTCAGGTATTCACAGATGATCAGTATGGAACCATCCAAAATACGTATTCAATTGTAGACCCCTTTTGCATCAACACATATACTACCCGCACAAAACAAGTCCTCGACATTGAGTTTGTTACCAATCAAGAGGGCGTACAAATGTTGTTTATTATGGATGATGCCTTTACTTACAATCACCATCTCTTGCGACTAGTACCTCAAGGAACGAGACACTTTCAACTTCCTCCTTCTGACTTTACGATGTATTATATCTCCATTTTTATTCCCTTAGATCCTTATATGGCTCTCTTACAAAAATTAAATATCCAATACACTTCCCCCCCACTACAAGATTTAGATACACTAGAGAATTTACTCCACAAGAGTCAATTCATTAAACCTGAGATGCTGGATATTATACACATCATCACGCAATGCAAGCGAAAGGGGATTTTTAGAAAATTTTACCTGCAAAATAAAATAGAAGAACTATTGTTCTTGCAACTCGAACAATGTACCTATCCAGTACCGATCGACATTAAGATTTCTAAAGAAGACAGGGAGAAAATGCACTTAGCTAAGCAACTAATTACAAAAAAATTATGTACCCCCTATACTTTAAAAGAATTAGCTAAACAAATTGGCACCAATGAGTTCAAGCTTAAAACGTATTTTAAGCTTTTATTTGGCACAACAGTCTATGGTTATGTAACGCAATTCAAGATGATACAAGCCAAACAACTACTCCTTGAAACGGATCTATCCATTGCTGCTATTGCAGATAAGCTAGGTTATAAAACGCAGAACCACTTTAGCACGGCCTTTAAAAAGCACTTCAGTTACTCTCCTAGTGAAGTAAAAAACCAGCAAGTCACCAGGAAAAAAGGCGGGTTAATTCCTTTGGTTTCAGTACTTTTATCAAATTTTAATCTAGTAAAAGACTGCGTTTTCTTTAGCCTAATACTGAAGGTATTTCTATAA